In one window of Mercurialis annua linkage group LG4, ddMerAnnu1.2, whole genome shotgun sequence DNA:
- the LOC126679491 gene encoding uncharacterized protein LOC126679491, which produces MFSFVVWMLIWLSSLYILHALYSGNFFCTCCSLMCSSTCSSIYFLFDPYFVFMFVIPCSRMPLSRVEDACAAMAFTRSKLRRDEVLDIYFKYSFPFDYRVILPGADMAASDSPGSSCRAVLFEEQFAAGLRFPLDPFLVEVCRDLKVALGQLYPGTIRVVLAFSEACRLRGCAPSLKVLYHFVDFRKCDGCFVFALGREGRSRIYLPCLTSRWRRRFFIVYHKFAFLHFSDGFSSHPVRSYSSPLSLSESKLAFDISSCSIVSRPILDVLVNSHLRSRWFPLEDPPRGLADLCYSFVQDLDVPMGGPDVPIADVIPGDIVVDGAPVDIPLAPAEVALPEVIVINDDDGDDSAVPVGDEAIPSLLPPLASSIVSGGVGGVASGGPVVADSGEISLGRDPDSPSRKRRRVVDDSPTRESFPGSSSAPDLVQWVEGQDPASLLNPRVLAEYIRTLAIPDDVTWFCGRPGQELSDLACFHGFSALQSVLVLNDRRQCAEEEVERLSALLATSESERAKLKASLEEHDSLLAQLKAQDAINDRQVKVIEKKTDDLTQEIEELIRINSLVGGERDSLRTEVEGLHIRLLDTKAFYSALISEYRLAIGKKLLEQNPNIDLSGVNGLDPQAIARDLLVKISKDRV; this is translated from the exons atgttttctttcgtcgtttggatgttaatatggctttcttctttgtatattCTCCATGctttatattctggaaatttcttctgtacttgttgttctttgatgtgttcttcaacgtgttcttcaatatattttttgtttgatccttattttgtgtttatgtttgtgattccctgttctaggatgcctcttagtcgagtggaagatgcttgcgctgctatggcttttacccgatcgaagcttcgtagggatgaagtcttagatatctattttaagtatagttttccttttgattatagggtaatattacccggtgccgatatggctgcgtctGACTCTCCcggatcttcttgtagggcggttctttttgaagagcaatttgctgctggtcttaggtttcctttggatccctttttagtagaagtgtgtagggatttaaaggttgctctagggcaactttaccctggtacgattagagtagtgctcgccttttcggaggcatgtaggctccggggctgtgccccttctctcaaagtgttatatcattttgtagactttaggaagtgtgatggctgcttcgttttcgcccttggtagagaagggcgatctcgtatttatcttccttgcctaaccagtcgctggcgaaggcgcttctttattgtctatcataaatttgcttttcttcatttttcggatggtttttcttctcatccagttcggagctattcttctcctttaagtttatccgagtcaaagCTTGCTTTTGACATATCTTCCTGTAGTATTGTGTCGCGTCCCATTTTAGATGTcttggttaatagtcatcttcggagtcgatggtttcctttggaggatcctcctcgaggcttggcggatctttgctactcttttgttcaag atttggacgttccgatgggtggtcctgacgttcctatcgccgacgttattcctggcgacattgTCGTGGATGGGGCTCCTGTTGATATCCCCCTAGCTCCCGCCGAGGTAGCGTTGCCTGAGGTTATTGTTataaatgatgatgatggtgatgactcGGCTGTTCCAGTCGGCGACGAGGCGATTCCGTCACTACTcccccctctagcatcatctatcgtttcggggggagttgggggtgtggcCTCAGGGGGgcctgttgttgctgattcgggggagatttctctaggtcgagacccggattctccgtctagaaaAAGACGTCGAGTTGTCGATGATTCTCCTAcgagggagagttttcctggaagctcttctgctccagacttggttcaatgggtcgaaggtcaggatcctgccagtttgctgaatccgagagtgctagcggaatatatccggactttggcgattcctgatgatgtcacgtggttctgtggtaggccgggtcaggagctttccgatctggcttgttttcatggtttctct gcccttcaatctgttctggtattgaacgaccgccgacagtgtgccgaggaggaggtcgagcgtctgtctgctcttttggcgacttccgagtctgaaagggcgaaattgaaggcctctttggaagagcatgattcccttctggcgcagctcaaggcgcaggatgcgattaatgatcgccaagtgaaagtgattgagaaaaagaccgatgacttgactcaagagatcgaggagctcattcggatcaattcccttgttggtggggagagggatagTCTTAGAAcggaggttgaaggtcttcacatccgtctgctagatacgaaggctttttactctgctctgataagcgagtatcgccttgcgattgggaagaagcttctggagcagaatcccaatattgatctttctggggttaacgggttggatccccaggccatcgcccgTGATCTCCTCGTCAAGATTTCTAAAGACCGTGTTTAG